The genome window GCACCAGCCCGTCGGCGAATCCCAGCGGGCGGTCCAGGTCCTGGAGCGCCACCAGCATGACTCCGTAGAAGAGGACGGAGTGGAGGTTGGCGAGGTTGCCCGTCACCTCCCAGGTGCCCGACAGGAAGCAGAACGCCACGGCGGTGAAGATCCGCACGCCGTCATGGGGCACCAGCCAGCGGCAGCCGTCCCGCGCGATGAGCGCGAACAGTGCCGCGTTGAGGGCCAGGGTGACGAACGCCACCCCCAGCGCGAACGCTTCGATGGGCAGGAGCGCCACGCCCCACGCCAGCAGTCGCGGGACGACATGCAAATAGCCCGCGTAGGGCATGAACGTGGAGCCCAGGCCGTGTTCGAGCACATCCGCCAGGAACCTCCCTCCGTCTTCCGCCCAGAGGTGCGCCTGCGCGAGCCGGGCGTGCGAGCGCAACAGCAGCAATGCGAAGCACATCCCGAGCGCCGTCGCATACGGGGAGCGCAGGCGCTCCCACCCCAGGTGGATGGGACGACGGAGCAGGTGTCCCCACCGGGCGAATGAGTCAATCATCGAGGGCACCCCTATATCATCCGCCCCGATCCCGATGCACGACGGGGCCGGCGCGGCGCCGGTCCCGCCTCCCTCCAAGGGGCTACAGCGCTTCCAGCCGGAACTGCTGGCAGTCGTTGTTGGACCAGGTCCACTGCTGAAGCAAGGTGCCGTCACCGCTGCCCTGCTGGCAGCCCGTCACGTCCAGCACCTTGCCGCTGTGGCGCGCCTCCAGCCGGTGGAAGCCGTTGCCCAGCGCCACCGGCTTGAACTGCTGGTTGCTCCCGCCGCCGTAGGACCACTGCTGGAGCCCCGCGCCGTCCGCCGTGCTCACGTCCTTCACGTCCAGCGCCTTGCCACTGTGGCGCGACACGAAGCGGTAGAAGCCGCTGTCCGTGGCCTCCATGGACCACTGCTGGCTCGCGCCCGTGTGGCACGCCCACTGGTGGATGGTAGCGCCGTCCGCCGTGCTGGGGCCGCTGATGTCCACGCACCGGCCAGAGGCCTTGTTCACCAGCCGGTACGCCCCCGTGCCGCCCGTGCCCTGCGCCACGGAGTAGATGGCGTTGAGCAGCGACGTGCTCCCGGACGTGTCCTGGGACAGCTCCCAGATCATCACGCCGCCGTTCTGCTTCCCCAGCTGCGTCTTCGCCTGGATGGTCGAGATGCCGTTGTAATAGACGTCCCCCACGTTGTCCTTGTAGGGCGCCTGCGAGTCGCGCGCGACGAGTTCCGAATAGCCCACGTAGCTCGACGGCGAGCGCCCGTAGAACGGCACGCCCAGCACCGCCTTCGACGCCGGCAGCCCGCGCCCCTTCCAGTAGTTCAGCGACTGGACCGCCAGGTCATACGTCGAATGCGGCTGCCCGCCGTCGTACGCCATGATGTTGAGGAAATCGACGTCGCTGAACACGGACGCCTGCACGCCGCCGCCCGTGTAGCCGTTGGCCACCACCGCCGCCGTGAGCAGCTTGCCCCGGCTGTGCATGGCCGTGCCCAGCTCGCGCATCAGCGCCGCGTAGTTGTTCCCCGACGTGCCGGGGTCCGGGTACTCCCAGTCGATGTCCACGCCGTCCAGCCCGGCCGCGTTGACGAAGTTCACCACCGTGTTCACGAACGCCGTGCGCGTGCCCGCGTTGGCCGCCATCTGCTCGAAGCCGCTGTCGTTGCCGTCGTTCCAGCCGCCTACGGCGATGAGCACCTTCACACCCTGCGCATGCGCCTGCGTCACCAGCGAGCGCAGCCGAGCGTCAGAGCTGCTCACCCCCGTGAGCCCACCGGACGCCGTGGGCAACGCGAACGCGTAGTTGATGTGAGACAGCTTCGAGTACTGCAGGGCATTCACATCCCCCGCCCACGTCGGCAGGTAGCCCACCACGCGCGTGGACAGCGCGGCCGCCTCCACCTTGCCTACCGGCTCCCCAACGACAGGAGCGTCCTCCGGGCCCGAGCAGCCTCCCAACGATGCGAGAAACACGGCGCCCAGCGCCCACGTCCGGAACGGCGTCGAGGTACGAGACACAGCAGACTCCTGCGAAGGGGTTGAACGGGCTTGACCCGTAAAACCCACTAAGCAGTTTTATCCGGAAGACTCAACGACTCATCCTCTCAGCAGCACCGGCCGCCACCTCCGCGGTAGCGGGCCTGGAGGCGGTCGTTGAAAAACTCCGCGTAGGTCATCACCGCTTTGTCCGGATGGTGACGGCGCATGTGGGCGACGTAGGTGTCGTAATCCGGCACGCCAATCATCGACCGCGCGGTGCGCACGGCCTGCCGCCAGCCGCGCTGGAGCGCCTGCGTGAGTGCGCGCCTCACGGCTTCACCGGGACGGCGGCGGCCACGTAGGGCGTCTCGTGCGACGTGGGCACCGGCGAGCTTCGGGCCCGGAGCGCGGCACGCACGCCGAAGAGGATGGTCGCCACCACCACCCCCATGAAGAACACGGTGAGGCCGGCATCCAGGTAGTCATTGTGGATGATGGCTTCCATCTCCTCCACGGACTTCGCCGGGGCGATGAGACGCCCTTCGGCCACCGCCAGGGAGAAGGCCCGCGCGTGGGCCACGAAGCTCACACGCACGTCACCGCCGAACACCTTCTGGAAGCCGGCGGTGAGCGTGCACAGCACCAGCCACGCGGCGGGGATGCCGGGCACCCAGACGTAGCGCTCGCGCTTCATCTTCACCAGCGCCACGCAGCCCAGCGTGAGCGCCACCGCGGCGAGCATCTGGTTGGCGATGCCGAACAGCGGCCACAGCGTGTTGATGCCGCCCAGCGGATCCACCACGCCCTGGTAGAGGAAGTAGCCCCAGGCGGCCACGCACAGCGCGGTGGCCAGCAGGTTCGCGCCCCAGGACTCGGTGCGCTTGAGCGGCGCGTACACCAGGCCCGCCAGCTCCTGAATCATGAAGCGCCCCACGCGCGTGCCGGCGTCCACGGTGGTGAGGATGAAGAGGGCCTCGAAGAGGATGGCGTAGTGGTACCAGAAGGCCATCATCCCCTTCCCGGACACCAGCCCGTGGAGGATCTGCGCCATGCCCACCGCCAGCGTGGGCGCGCCGCCCGCGCGGGAGAGGATGGTTGTCTCACCGATGTCGCGCGCCGTCTGCTCCAGCACCTCCGGGGTGACGACGAAGCCCCACTGGCTGAGCGTCGCCGCCGCCTGCGCCGCTTCGGTGCCGATGAGCGCCGCCGGCGAGTTCATGGCGAAGTAGACGCCCGGCTCCAGCACCGACGCGGCGATGAGCGCCATGATGGCCACGAAGGCCTCCATCAACATGGCGCCGTAACCCACGAGCTTCGCGTCGCCCTCTGTGGCGAGCATCTTCGGCGTGGTGCCGGACGCGATGAGCGAGTGCCACCCGGACACCGCGCCGCACGCGATGGTGATGAAGAGGAACGGGAACAGACTGCCGGAGAACACCGGGCCGGAGCCGTCCACGAACCGCGTCACCGCCGGCATCTTCAGGTGCGGCGCCGCCAGCACGATGCCCACCGCCAGCAGCAGCACGGTGCCAATCTTGAGGAAGGTGGACAGGTAGTCGCGCGGCGCGAGCAACAGCCACACCGGCAGCACCGCCGCGCAGAACCCGTAGCCGATGAGCAGCCACGCCAGCGTGCGGCTGTCGAAGGTGAACCAGGGGCCCCAGGTCGCGGACTCGGAGACCTGGCCACCCAGCCAGATGCTGAGCATCAGCAGCACGAAGCCGACGATGGACACCTCCAGCACCTTGCCGGGCCGCACGTAGCGCAGGTACAGGCCCATGGCCACCGCGATGGGGATGGTCATCGCCACGGTGAAGGTGCCCCACGGGCTGTGCGTCAGCGCCTTCACCACGACCAGCGCCAGCACCGCGAGGATGATCATCATGATCATCAGCACGCCCACCATGGCCGTCACGCCGGCCGCGGGCCCCAACTCCATGCGCACCATGTCGCCCAGCGACTTGCCGTCGCGGCGCACGGACAGGAACAGCGTCACGAAGTCCTGCACCGCGCCGGCCACCACCACGCCCGCCAGGATCCACAGCGTGCCGGGCAGGTAGCCCATCTGCGCCGCGAGCACCGGGCCCACCAGCGGACCCGCGCCCGCGATGGCCGCGAAGTGGTGGCCGAACACGACCCACCGGTCCGTGGGCACGTAGTCCAGGCCGTCGTTGCGGCGCTCGGCGGGGGTGGCGCGCGAGGGGTCCACCTGGAGCGCTTTTTCGGCAATGAAACGGCCGTAGAAGCGATATCCCAGCATGAAGACCGCGACCGAGGCGACCACCAGCCAGATGGCACTGATGGACTCTCCCCGGTGCAGCGCCACCACGCCCAGACAGAAGGCCCCGACCAGCGCCAGGGCCACCCATCCCAACTTCCGAGCGACTCCACCCATGATGTCTCCCATCAGCGGGCAGGCCACCCCTACCCCGCGCGCGGTTTATAGCGCACGCCCCGCGTCCACCCGTTCCGCTCGCGGTGGGGTGTCGGGTGGTGGAGGAAGTCGGCGCGTAGCCGTTCTCCTCGTCCTCACGGGCCTGCTCGCCGCGTGCGCCACGCCGCAGGCCGTGTCGAAGGCCAGCGCCGCGGACGGGTACGGAGTATGGCGCTCGCGCGGGTACGGATGGCTGCTCACGGTGACGCCGGAGGGCCTGCGCCTGCACCACGAGACGGCGGCGGGGTGCTATCCGGATCCAGCGACACCGGCGGAAGTGGAGGCACTGTTTCCGTTCCGATATCCGAAGCATGACGGGAAGACCCTGGTCGTCGCCGCGGAGAAGAACCGGTCGGACTACTGGTTCGACAGGGTGCCTGCCCTTCCCGCCGGCTGCGACGCGGTCCGCGCGTGGAGCGCCCTGGATGTGTTCGACGTCTTCCGGGCGACCTTCGCGGAGCACTACGCCTATTTCCCCGAGCGCGGACCGGACTGGCTCGCGCGGCTGGATGCCCAGCGCTCGCGGGTGACCCCGGACATGGACGGCCGCGCGCTGTTCACCCTCTTCGCGGATGCACTCCGTTCGCTCAACGACCCGCATGTGGAACTGCTGGCGGACGAGTCCTCCGTGGAGACGCTCCAGTACGAGCCGGCCGCCACGGGCACCTTCGCCATGCTGGAACAAGCGGCCTCGGCCCTGGGTCGTCCGCCGAAAGAGGTGCAGCGGGAATGGATGCGCGCCTATCGCGACGGCATCCTCCAGACCGTGCTGCGAGGAGAGGGGCACGTCGCAGCGAACCAACGCGTCTTCTGGGGCTTCGCGGCCCCCCGCGTCGCCTACCTCAACGTGCTCACCCTGGGCGGATTCATCGACCAGGTAGAGGGCAGGACGCCCACGCTGGCAGAGGAGCGCGCCACGCTACAACCGGTCCTGGACGAAGCGATGACGGCCTTCGAGGGAGCGGAGGCGCTCATCCTGGACGTGAGCAACAACCGGGGTGGCTACGATGGCGTCGCCCATGACATCGCGGTCCGCTTCGCGGGCGGGAGACCCCGG of Corallococcus exiguus contains these proteins:
- a CDS encoding carbon starvation CstA family protein — protein: MGGVARKLGWVALALVGAFCLGVVALHRGESISAIWLVVASVAVFMLGYRFYGRFIAEKALQVDPSRATPAERRNDGLDYVPTDRWVVFGHHFAAIAGAGPLVGPVLAAQMGYLPGTLWILAGVVVAGAVQDFVTLFLSVRRDGKSLGDMVRMELGPAAGVTAMVGVLMIMMIILAVLALVVVKALTHSPWGTFTVAMTIPIAVAMGLYLRYVRPGKVLEVSIVGFVLLMLSIWLGGQVSESATWGPWFTFDSRTLAWLLIGYGFCAAVLPVWLLLAPRDYLSTFLKIGTVLLLAVGIVLAAPHLKMPAVTRFVDGSGPVFSGSLFPFLFITIACGAVSGWHSLIASGTTPKMLATEGDAKLVGYGAMLMEAFVAIMALIAASVLEPGVYFAMNSPAALIGTEAAQAAATLSQWGFVVTPEVLEQTARDIGETTILSRAGGAPTLAVGMAQILHGLVSGKGMMAFWYHYAILFEALFILTTVDAGTRVGRFMIQELAGLVYAPLKRTESWGANLLATALCVAAWGYFLYQGVVDPLGGINTLWPLFGIANQMLAAVALTLGCVALVKMKRERYVWVPGIPAAWLVLCTLTAGFQKVFGGDVRVSFVAHARAFSLAVAEGRLIAPAKSVEEMEAIIHNDYLDAGLTVFFMGVVVATILFGVRAALRARSSPVPTSHETPYVAAAVPVKP
- a CDS encoding YbdD/YjiX family protein encodes the protein MRRALTQALQRGWRQAVRTARSMIGVPDYDTYVAHMRRHHPDKAVMTYAEFFNDRLQARYRGGGGRCC
- a CDS encoding DUF6321 domain-containing protein — encoded protein: MMSPISGQATPTPRAVYSARPASTRSARGGVSGGGGSRRVAVLLVLTGLLAACATPQAVSKASAADGYGVWRSRGYGWLLTVTPEGLRLHHETAAGCYPDPATPAEVEALFPFRYPKHDGKTLVVAAEKNRSDYWFDRVPALPAGCDAVRAWSALDVFDVFRATFAEHYAYFPERGPDWLARLDAQRSRVTPDMDGRALFTLFADALRSLNDPHVELLADESSVETLQYEPAATGTFAMLEQAASALGRPPKEVQREWMRAYRDGILQTVLRGEGHVAANQRVFWGFAAPRVAYLNVLTLGGFIDQVEGRTPTLAEERATLQPVLDEAMTAFEGAEALILDVSNNRGGYDGVAHDIAVRFAGGRPRLAYYKEAKGAKGAPLQAFVVSRWPLPSFEGPVYVVTSDVTVSAGEVLALSLRALPHITLVGTPTRGAFSDMLIKPLPNGWTVSLSNEFYTNVESQNFEARGLPPQRPLEVFSDGKDLWHSHARALRALADSLVPRRRRPRPRKQAACHVVPSGPGRPTSHAEAFTSVRRGARPMPTRSPTRKSVTRTRRLKDPKGGLTAAGREWFHEKEGANLKPGVKGEADTPEKMRRKGSFLRRHFAHPRGPMVDAKGKPTRLALSARAWGEPVPKDNAGAKRLATKGTKLLERYHATQERAKPAAKRSGAKKTRTAVAARRATAKKRASPTARKTATRKRAKLS
- a CDS encoding RICIN domain-containing protein gives rise to the protein MSRTSTPFRTWALGAVFLASLGGCSGPEDAPVVGEPVGKVEAAALSTRVVGYLPTWAGDVNALQYSKLSHINYAFALPTASGGLTGVSSSDARLRSLVTQAHAQGVKVLIAVGGWNDGNDSGFEQMAANAGTRTAFVNTVVNFVNAAGLDGVDIDWEYPDPGTSGNNYAALMRELGTAMHSRGKLLTAAVVANGYTGGGVQASVFSDVDFLNIMAYDGGQPHSTYDLAVQSLNYWKGRGLPASKAVLGVPFYGRSPSSYVGYSELVARDSQAPYKDNVGDVYYNGISTIQAKTQLGKQNGGVMIWELSQDTSGSTSLLNAIYSVAQGTGGTGAYRLVNKASGRCVDISGPSTADGATIHQWACHTGASQQWSMEATDSGFYRFVSRHSGKALDVKDVSTADGAGLQQWSYGGGSNQQFKPVALGNGFHRLEARHSGKVLDVTGCQQGSGDGTLLQQWTWSNNDCQQFRLEAL